A section of the Malaclemys terrapin pileata isolate rMalTer1 chromosome 15, rMalTer1.hap1, whole genome shotgun sequence genome encodes:
- the LOC128823387 gene encoding transmembrane protease serine 5-like: protein MVLVSFRINTENFLLEVQVEGRPGWLLACHERWNLSLGTLICRQLGYLQLAHHKGVNLTDVKVNDTQEFVQIVPNQKSSIEDVWQVRSSCASGRIVALKCSECGVRSRAARIVGGSDAPLGRWPWQVSLYLNSRHVCGGSVVAHDWIVTAAHCVHNYRRPEVYHPCYDDRSHDYDIALMKLTAPLNSSDAIRAVCLPLCQQDFPHGTDCWISGWGYTRPEHVPVAEMLKEAIVPLISTKKCNSSCMYSGELTPRMLCASYLDGKVDACQVELQLSGIIFAKSFVIRSRKNKIQRVIKISETPREQRL from the exons ATGGTTTTAGTATCTTTCAGAATAAACACAGAAAACTTCTTGTTGGAAGTGCAGGTGGAAGGCAGGCCCGGCTGGCTCCTGGCATGTCACGAGCGGTGGAATCTCTCCCTGGGGACTCTGATCTGTAGGCAGCTGGGATATCTCCA ACTCGCCCATCACAAAGGAGTGAACCTGACGGATGTCAAGGTGAATGATACGCAAGAGTTTGTTCAGATTGTGCCCAACCAGAAGAGCAGCATTGAAGACGTGTGGCAGGTCAG GAGCAGCTGTGCTTCAGGGCGAATTGTGGCTCTGAAGTGCTCCG AGTGCGGCGTGCGCTCCAGGGCAGCCCGGATCGTGGGCGGAAGCGACGCCCCGTTGGGACGCTGGCCGTGGCAGGTCAGCCTGTACCTCAACTCCAGACACGTCTGCGGAGGCTCCGTGGTGGCGCACGACTGGATCGTCACGGCCGCTCACTGCGTGCACAA TTACAGGCGGCCTGAGGTCTACCACCCCTGCTATGACGACAGGAGTCATGACTATGACATCGCACTGATGAAACTCACAGCGCCCTTGAACTCCTCCG ATGCCATCCGTGCAGTGTGTTTACCGCTGTGCCAGCAGGATTTCCCCCATGGCACCGACTGCTGGATCTCTGGCTGGGGCTACACCAGACCTGAACACG TTCCTGTTGCTGAGATGCTGAAGGAAGCTATTGTTCCCTTAATCAGCACCAAGAAATGCAACAGCTCCTGCATGTACTCTGGTGAGCTCACCCCCAGGATGCTGTGTGCCAGCTACCTAGACGGGAAAGTAGATGCCTGCCAG GTCGAGCTGCAGCTAAGTGGAATTATTTTTGCAAAGTCTTTTGTAATAAGGTCACGGAAAAACAAAATTCAGCGGGTGATTAAAATCTCAGAAACCCCTAGAGAGCAGCGTTTGTGA
- the LOC128823307 gene encoding centromere/kinetochore protein zw10 homolog, giving the protein MQSAEDLVSQVDSLSSNIDQLKSRMENEVRQDLNVAIAEFTELKQQLERDSLVLSVLKQLQEVRKEAGKMASDGKVFLYFVPQTSSWVSIVNK; this is encoded by the exons ATGCAGAGCGCTGAGGACTTGGTGTCACAAGTGGACAGTCTGTCCAGCAACATCGACCAACTGAAATCCAGGATGGAAAATGAG GTCCGGCAAGATCTGAACGTGGCCATTGCGGAATTTACTGAActgaagcagcagctggagcGAGACTCGTTGGTTCTGAGTGTGCTGAAACAGCTGCAAGAGGTGAGGAAGGAGGCTGGGAAAATGGCTTCAGATGGCAAAGTGTTTCTGTACTTTGTTCCACAGACCTCTTCCTGGGTCTCCATAGTGAATAAATAA